From Topomyia yanbarensis strain Yona2022 chromosome 1, ASM3024719v1, whole genome shotgun sequence, one genomic window encodes:
- the LOC131676219 gene encoding zinc finger protein 585A-like, with translation MNIEESLQIRLETKHFDLIEAQCSNDADQIFKNQQDDDDINKATDIEIENFSSSNNECDTEERCTRLLESTNTEQSPHDIKIYNASDQTATDSIPDSNSLQVVAPISTDDSSQPYECEICSKRFSRKRYLQEHARIHERSFSCDVCGKAFSRRCDMRRHQYLHTNTRPCKCTVCGKGFISQGALTKHMPIHRDERPYKCNVCGKGFPRRTSQTNHMILHRDDRPHNCNVCGKGFTVKASLVTHMLIHKGERPYECTECSKDFTTKFRLNKHMLTHTNERPYKCAVCDKSYNHQSILTTHMFIHTGELPFKCTECGKQFPSKYRLTNHEFIHTNEWPFKCTVCSKGYAQEFELTRHMFVHTDEWPFKCTTCGKGFASQTNLTTHLILHTGELPYTCTVCGKGFIQKCLLNVHMGLHTRSYMCAMCDRSFSNSTKLSRHMLAHTQRCTMASCAQEETSNSLQAASPISAHDSTQPYECEICSKRFSRKKNLQNHTRKHDRSFSCDVCGKAFSRSFDLLRHQFIHTEQRAYKCTMCCRDFDRKSRFIKHMAVHKGERSHKCSVCGKAFIHQTSLTDHMLLHRDERPYICNVCGKGFTRKPNLSVHMSVHMSDRPYKCTECSKSNPIVGIDKLAYIDTSRLTVESFVCSNYCLPGVNNIEHKLLKILQYNMNMEEFQQIEIETRDFQLTESQGFNDDNKISDEVAANNSTEADCGTEDKSTLHLEITGTEQLRLNTVSNQIVKNPTAYAKDDSLQEASSIPTGDSTRPHACEICGKRFIYKWNMVEHVRIHSGERPFSCDVCGKAYSRKHDLQNHQNIHIDKRQFKCTVCGKDFTNRNSLTKHMAVHLGERKYKCKECDKDFIHRASLTKHKLFHMDEGPCKCTVCGQDFAHKHKLKIHMPIHTGKWPNSCTVCGKGFFYKYQLTSHMIVHTNERTYKCALCDKDCNNQTELTTHMFIHTGDWPYKCTVCSKGYSHKCKLEEHMPIHTGEWPFKCTVCDEGFSHKCKLEKHMIVHTGEWPFKCTLCGQGFSYNFMLEKHMFVHTKERPYKCTECNKGFTHPHRLTTHMLMHTGKWSYKCTVCGKGFVYEYKLTTHMAIHTNERPYKCTVCDKGFNNKINLARHMLVHTDDWPYKCTVCGKGYTHKCKLDKHMLVHTVDESFKCPVCSKYFVRKAYLTKHMAAETCVAKDTLPSVD, from the exons ATGAATATCGAAGAGTCGCTGCAGATTAGGCtagaaacgaaacatttcgattTAATCGAAGCTCAGTGCTCTAATGATGCcgatcaaatattcaaaaaccagCAAGACGATGACGACATAAATAAAGCTACAgatattgaaattgaaaattttagttcttCAAATAACGAATGTGACACAGAGGAAAGGTGTACTCGACTCTTGGAAAGTACAAACACCGAACAATCACCGCACGATATCAAAATCTACAATGCATCTGATCAAAC CGCAACTGATTCAATTCCTGATTCGAACAGTTTGCAAGTAGTAGCCCCCATTTCAACCGACGATTCCTCACAGCCATACGAATGCGAGATTTGTAGCAAACGGTTCAGTCGGAAGAGATACCTACAGGAACACGCCCGTATACACGAACGGTCTTTCAGTTGCGATGTCTGCGGTAAAGCATTCTCTAGGCGCTGTGATATGCGGCGTCATCAGTACCTGCACACCAATACGCGGCCGTGCAAGTGCACCGTTTGTGGCAAAGGTTTTATCAGCCAAGGTGCGTTAACCAAACACATGCCCATTCACAGGGATGAGCGGCCGTACAAGTGCAACGTGTGTGGCAAAGGTTTTCCCCGCCGCACTAGCCAGACCAATCACATGATCCTTCATAGGGATGACCGGCCGCACAATTGCAACGTGTGTGGCAAAGGTTTTACCGTCAAAGCGAGCCTGGTTACACACATGCTCATTCACAAGGGTGAGCGGCCTTATGAGTGCACCGAGTGTAGCAAAGATTTTACCACAAAATTTCGACTTAACAAACACATGCTCACTCATACGAATGAGCGGCCATACAAATGCGCTGTATGTGATAAAAGTTATAACCATCAAAGTATCCTTACAACACACATGTTCATTCATACGGGAGAGCTCCCGTTCAAATGCACTGAGTGTGGCAAACAATTTCCCTCAAAATATAGACTAACCAATCACGAGTTCATTCATACGAATGAGTGGCCGTTCAAGTGCACTGTGTGTAGCAAAGGTTATGCTCAAGAATTTGAGCTGACCAGACACATGTTCGTGCATACGGATGAGTGGCCATTCAAGTGCACTACCTGTGGCAAAGGTTTTGCCTCTCAAACGAACCTGACCACACACCTGATCCTCCATACGGGTGAGTTACCCTACACATGCACTGTGTGTGGAAAaggttttattcaaaaatgtctGCTGAACGTGCACATGGGTCTTCATACGCGGTCTTACATGTGCGCTATGTGTGACAGAAGTTTTAGCAATTCAACTAAACTGTCAAGACACATGCTGGCTCATACCCAGCGATG TACCATGGCCTCCTGCGCACAAGAAGAAACTTCCAACAGTTTGCAAGCAGCATCCCCTATTTCAGCCCACGATTCCACCCAACCATACGAATGCGAGATTTGTAGCAAACGATTCAGTCGGAAGAAGAACCTGCAGAATCACACCAGAAAACATGACCGGTCCTTCAGTTGCGATGTCTGCGGTAAGGCATTCTCTAGGAGTTTCGATCTGCTGCGTCATCAGTTCATCCACACCGAACAGCGAGCTTACAAATGCACCATGTGCTGCAGAGATTTTGACCGGAAAAGCCGATTCATCAAACACATGGCGGTTCATAAGGGTGAGCGGTCGCACAAATGCAGCGTGTGTGGCAAAGCTTTTATTCACCAAACAAGCCTAACCGACCACATGCTTCTGCACAGGGATGAGCGGCCGTACATTTGTAACGTATGTGGTAAAGGCTTCACCCGCAAACCGAACCTGAGCGTACACATGTCCGTTCATATGAGTGATCGGCCTTACAAGTGCACCGAGT GTTCGAAATCGAACCCAATTGTGGGTATCGATAAATTAGCGTACATTGATACATCACGTTTGACAGTTGAATCGTTCGTTTGTTCAAATTATTGTTTACCTGGAGTTAATAATATAGAGCATAAACTATTGAAAATACTGCAATACAATATGAATATGGAAGAGTTTCAGCAAATTGAGATAGAAACAAGAGATTTCCAGCTAACAGAATCTCAGGGCTTCAACGATGATAATAAAATATCCGACGAAGTTGCTGCAAACAATTCAACCGAAGCTGATTGTGGCACAGAGGATAAGAGTACTCTACATTTAGAAATTACCGGCACCGAACAATTACGGCTAAATACGGTATCTAATCAAAT CGTAAAGAATCCCACAGCCTACGCAAAAGACGACAGTTTGCAGGAAGCATCCTCCATTCCGACCGGTGATTCCACCCGGCCACACGCATGCGAGATTTGCGGCAAGCGATTCATCTATAAGTGGAACATGGTCGAGCACGTCCGGATACATAGCGGTGAACGTCCATTCAGTTGTGATGTCTGTGGTAAGGCATACTCTAGGAAACATGATTTGCAGAACCATCAGAACATCCACATCGATAAGCGGCAGTTCAAGTGCACCGTGTGTGGCAAAGATTTTACCAACCGAAATAGTTTAACCAAGCATATGGCGGTTCATTTGGGTGAGCGGAAGTACAAATGCAAAGAGTGTGACAAAGATTTCATCCACCGAGCTAGCCTAACCAAGCACAAGCTCTTTCATATGGATGAGGGACCGTGTAAGTGCACTGTTTGTGGGCAAGATTTTGCCCACAAACATAAGCTGAAAATACACATGCCCATTCATACGGGTAAGTGGCCTAACAGCTGCACTGTGTGTGGCAAAGGTTTTTTCTACAAATATCAGCTGACCTCACACATGATCGTTCATACGAATGAGCGGACTTACAAATGCGCGTTGTGTGACAAAGATTGCAACAATCAAACTGAGTTGACAACGCACATGTTCATTCATACGGGTGACTGGCCTTACAAGTGCACTGTGTGTAGCAAAGGCTACAGTCATAAATGTAAGCTGGAGGAACACATGCCCATTCATACGGGTGAGTGGCCGTTCAAGTGCACTGTATGTGACGAAGGTTTTTCTCACAAATGTAAACTAGAGAAACACATGATCGTTCATACGGGTGAGTGGCCGTTCAAGTGCACTTTGTGCGGCCAAGGTTTCAGTTACAATTTTATGTTGGAGAAACACATGTTTGTTCATACGAAGGAGCGACCTTACAAGTGTACCGAGTGTAACAAAGGCTTTACCCACCCGCACAGGTTGACCACACACATGCTCATGCATACGGGCAAATGGTCTTACAAGTGCACCGTGTGTGGTAAAGGTTTTGTTTACGAATATAAGTTGACCACACACATGGCCATACATACGAATGAACGGCCTTACAAGTGCACTGTATGTGACAAAGGtttcaacaataaaatt
- the LOC131691433 gene encoding gastrula zinc finger protein XlCGF57.1-like, whose product MASCAQEETSNSLQAASPISAHDSTQPYECEICSKRFSRKKNLQNHTRKHDRSFSCDVCGKAFSRSFDLLRHQFIHTEQRAYKCTMCCRDFDRKSRFIKHMAVHKGERSHKCSVCGKAFIHQTSLTDHMLLHRDERPYICNVCGKGFTRKPNLSVHMSVHMSDRPYKCTECSRDFGSNYRLNMHMLTHTNERPYKCAVCDKSYNHQTSLTTHMLVHTGTTFNCTECGKKFPSKYRLSNHMFVHTKEWPFKCTMCRKGYAQEFELNKHMVIHTGDWQFKCTTCGKGFSRQTYLTTHMLVHTGERPHKCSVCGKDYMQKYRLISHMRLHTSKRSFVCTVCDKGFYSSTDLTRHMLIHTQDWPYKCNVCSKGYTHESRLGKHMLVHKASLTAHVTAEKCMTKDVNPNVD is encoded by the coding sequence ATGGCCTCCTGCGCACAAGAAGAAACTTCCAACAGTTTGCAAGCAGCATCCCCTATTTCAGCCCACGATTCCACCCAACCATACGAATGCGAGATTTGTAGCAAACGATTCAGTCGGAAGAAGAACCTGCAGAATCACACCAGAAAACATGACCGGTCCTTCAGTTGCGATGTCTGCGGTAAGGCATTCTCTAGGAGTTTCGATCTGCTGCGTCATCAGTTCATCCACACCGAACAGCGAGCTTACAAATGCACCATGTGCTGCAGAGATTTTGACCGGAAAAGCCGATTCATCAAACACATGGCGGTTCATAAGGGTGAGCGGTCGCACAAATGCAGCGTGTGTGGCAAAGCTTTTATTCACCAAACAAGCCTAACCGACCACATGCTTCTGCACAGGGATGAGCGGCCGTACATTTGTAACGTATGTGGTAAAGGCTTCACCCGCAAACCGAACCTGAGCGTACACATGTCCGTTCATATGAGTGATCGGCCTTACAAGTGCACCGAGTGTAGCAGAGATTTTGGCTCAAATTATAGACTTAACATGCACATGCTCACTCATACGAATGAGCGGCCTTACAAATGCGCTGTATGTGATAAAAGTTATAATCATCAAACTAGCCTTACAACACACATGCTCGTTCATACAGGCACGACGTTCAACTGCACCGAGTGCGGCAAAAAATTTCCCTCAAAATATAGACTGTCCAATCACATGTTCGTTCATACGAAAGAGTGGCCGTTCAAGTGCACTATGTGTAGAAAAGGTTATGCTCAAGAATTTGAGCTGAACAAACACATGGTCATTCATACGGGTGATTGGCAATTCAAGTGCACTACGTGCGGCAAAGGTTTTTCCCGTCAAACGTACCTGACTACACACATGCTCGTTCATACGGGTGAGCGGCCACACAAGTGCTCTGTGTGTGGAAAAGATTATATGCAGAAGTATCGCCTGATTAGCCACATGCGCCTTCATACGAGTAAGCGGTCTTTCGTATGCACAGTGTGTGATAAAGGTTTCTACAGTTCCACTGATCTGACAAGGCACATGTTGATTCATACGCAAGACTGGCCTTACAAATGCAATGTGTGTAGCAAAGGTTACACTCACGAAAGTAGGTTGGGCAAACACATGCTCGTGCACAAAGCTAGTCTAACCGCACATGTGACAGCTGAGAAGTGTATGACAAAGGATGTGAATCCGAACGTCGATTGA
- the LOC131691423 gene encoding gastrula zinc finger protein XlCGF57.1-like isoform X1, with translation MNMEESVQIKLEIEDFELSEAPCLDATDHIFDKLGQNDVAETKPAEIHFLDGSDASCGTEKKRTRPSKGSDIEQLAIDLKRYNASDQKERNLTISYTQDDALNSSQLPPAMSTSDSTQPFECELCGKRFSRKKGLSDHVRTHVRHFSCTICGNTFSKKCDMLRHLYTHTDKPYMCTVCGKYFSYKNKLTNHMVGHTSERPYLCDVCGKHFIHQPSLSKHMLLHTGERPYNCTVCGKGFTLKANLSAHLHIHRSERPYKCTVCGKDFTHKHKLNKHMVSHTNDRPYRCTMCDKSYNYQTTLNRHLVIHTGELPFKCTECGRDFATNYKLIKHMVTHTRDWPFKCTICSKGYAHEYKLTRHMFLHTGDWPFKCTTCGKGFACAADMTQHTLLHTGERPYQCTVCGKGFMYKQYLSTHMRFHMNERSYKCAVCDRSFNLPSDRKRHMNSHTRDQS, from the exons atgaatatggaAGAATCCGTGCAGATTAAGCTAGAAATAGAAGATTTCGAGCTGTCGGAAGCTCCGTGCCTTGACGCTACCGATCATATATTCGATAAACTAGGGCAAAACGATGTCGCTGAAACTAAACCAGCGGAAATACATTTTTTGGATGGCTCGGATGCGAGCTGTGGGACAGAGAAAAAGAGAACTCGGCCGTCGAAAGGATCAGACATCGAGCAACTAGCAATTGATTTGAAAAGGTACAATGCATCGGATCAAAA GGAAAGAAATCTCACAATCTCATACACGCAAGATGACGCCTTGAACAGTTCGCAGCTTCCACCCGCAATGTCAACCAGCGATTCCACACAACCCTTCGAATGCGAGCTATGCGGCAAACGATTCAGTCGAAAGAAGGGCTTAAGCGATCACGTCCGAACACATGTACGGCATTTCAGTTGCACTATCTGCGGTAATACATTCTCTAAGAAATGCGATATGCTGCGTCATCTATACACTCACACCGATAAACCGTATATGTGCACCGTATGTGGCAAATATTTTAGCTACAAAAATAAGCTAACCAATCACATGGTCGGTCATACGAGTGAGCGGCCCTACCTATGCGACGTGTGTGGCAAACATTTTATCCATCAACCAAGTCTGAGCAAACACATGCTGCTTCATACGGGTGAACGGCCATACAATTGCACTGTGTGTGGCAAAGGTTTTACCCTCAAAGCGAACCTATCCGCACACTTGCACATTCACAGGAGTGAGCGGCCTTACAAATGCACCGTTTGTGGCAAAGATTTTACCCACAAACATAAGCTGAACAAACACATGGTCAGTCATACGAATGACCGACCTTACAGGTGCACTATGTGTGATAAAAGTTATAACTATCAAACTACCCTCAACAGACACTTGGTCATTCACACAGGCGAGCTGCCTTTCAAATGCACCGAGTGTGGCAGAGATTTTGCCACAAATTATAAGCTAATTAAACACATGGTTACTCACACACGCGACTGGCCTTTCAAATGCACGATATGTAGTAAAGGTTATGCTCACGAATATAAGCTGACCAGACACATGTTCCTTCATACGGGTGATTGGCCGTTCAAGTGCACGACGTGTGGCAAAGGTTTTGCCTGTGCAGCGGACATGACGCAACACACGCTCCTTCATACGGGTGAACGACCTTATCAGTGCACTGTTTGTGGAAAAGGTTTCATGTATAAACAATATCTGAGCACACACATGCGATTTCATATGAATGAGCGGTCTTACAAGTGTGCAGTGTGTGACAGAAGTTTTAACCTTCCCTCTGACCGCAAAAGGCACATGAACAGTCATACTCgtgatcagagttaa
- the LOC131691423 gene encoding gastrula zinc finger protein XlCGF57.1-like isoform X2, with protein MNMEESVQIKLEIEDFELSEAPCLDATDHIFDKLGQNDVAETKPAEIHFLDGSDASCGTEKKRTRPSKGSDIEQLAIDLKRERNLTISYTQDDALNSSQLPPAMSTSDSTQPFECELCGKRFSRKKGLSDHVRTHVRHFSCTICGNTFSKKCDMLRHLYTHTDKPYMCTVCGKYFSYKNKLTNHMVGHTSERPYLCDVCGKHFIHQPSLSKHMLLHTGERPYNCTVCGKGFTLKANLSAHLHIHRSERPYKCTVCGKDFTHKHKLNKHMVSHTNDRPYRCTMCDKSYNYQTTLNRHLVIHTGELPFKCTECGRDFATNYKLIKHMVTHTRDWPFKCTICSKGYAHEYKLTRHMFLHTGDWPFKCTTCGKGFACAADMTQHTLLHTGERPYQCTVCGKGFMYKQYLSTHMRFHMNERSYKCAVCDRSFNLPSDRKRHMNSHTRDQS; from the exons atgaatatggaAGAATCCGTGCAGATTAAGCTAGAAATAGAAGATTTCGAGCTGTCGGAAGCTCCGTGCCTTGACGCTACCGATCATATATTCGATAAACTAGGGCAAAACGATGTCGCTGAAACTAAACCAGCGGAAATACATTTTTTGGATGGCTCGGATGCGAGCTGTGGGACAGAGAAAAAGAGAACTCGGCCGTCGAAAGGATCAGACATCGAGCAACTAGCAATTGATTTGAAAAG GGAAAGAAATCTCACAATCTCATACACGCAAGATGACGCCTTGAACAGTTCGCAGCTTCCACCCGCAATGTCAACCAGCGATTCCACACAACCCTTCGAATGCGAGCTATGCGGCAAACGATTCAGTCGAAAGAAGGGCTTAAGCGATCACGTCCGAACACATGTACGGCATTTCAGTTGCACTATCTGCGGTAATACATTCTCTAAGAAATGCGATATGCTGCGTCATCTATACACTCACACCGATAAACCGTATATGTGCACCGTATGTGGCAAATATTTTAGCTACAAAAATAAGCTAACCAATCACATGGTCGGTCATACGAGTGAGCGGCCCTACCTATGCGACGTGTGTGGCAAACATTTTATCCATCAACCAAGTCTGAGCAAACACATGCTGCTTCATACGGGTGAACGGCCATACAATTGCACTGTGTGTGGCAAAGGTTTTACCCTCAAAGCGAACCTATCCGCACACTTGCACATTCACAGGAGTGAGCGGCCTTACAAATGCACCGTTTGTGGCAAAGATTTTACCCACAAACATAAGCTGAACAAACACATGGTCAGTCATACGAATGACCGACCTTACAGGTGCACTATGTGTGATAAAAGTTATAACTATCAAACTACCCTCAACAGACACTTGGTCATTCACACAGGCGAGCTGCCTTTCAAATGCACCGAGTGTGGCAGAGATTTTGCCACAAATTATAAGCTAATTAAACACATGGTTACTCACACACGCGACTGGCCTTTCAAATGCACGATATGTAGTAAAGGTTATGCTCACGAATATAAGCTGACCAGACACATGTTCCTTCATACGGGTGATTGGCCGTTCAAGTGCACGACGTGTGGCAAAGGTTTTGCCTGTGCAGCGGACATGACGCAACACACGCTCCTTCATACGGGTGAACGACCTTATCAGTGCACTGTTTGTGGAAAAGGTTTCATGTATAAACAATATCTGAGCACACACATGCGATTTCATATGAATGAGCGGTCTTACAAGTGTGCAGTGTGTGACAGAAGTTTTAACCTTCCCTCTGACCGCAAAAGGCACATGAACAGTCATACTCgtgatcagagttaa